Proteins co-encoded in one Pseudorhizobium banfieldiae genomic window:
- the rplF gene encoding 50S ribosomal protein L6: MSRIGKRPVPVPAGVTASVEGQKVTAKGPKGELFFVANDEVKVEFNDNAVSVTPIDDSKDARSKWGMSRTMIENIFKGVKDGFERKLEINGVGYRASLQGKNLQLALGFSHDVVYEPPQGISIAVPKPTEIVVTGINKQQVGQVAAEIREYRGPEPYKGKGVKYAEERIVRKEGKKK; this comes from the coding sequence ATGTCTCGTATCGGTAAAAGACCCGTTCCGGTTCCTGCTGGAGTTACGGCCTCTGTTGAAGGCCAGAAAGTGACTGCCAAGGGCCCGAAGGGCGAGCTTTTCTTCGTCGCCAATGACGAAGTGAAGGTTGAGTTCAACGATAACGCCGTTTCGGTGACCCCGATCGACGATTCCAAGGATGCCCGCTCCAAGTGGGGCATGTCGCGGACGATGATCGAGAACATCTTCAAGGGCGTGAAGGACGGTTTTGAGCGTAAGCTCGAGATCAACGGCGTCGGCTATCGTGCCTCGTTGCAGGGCAAGAACCTGCAGCTGGCACTCGGTTTCAGCCACGACGTGGTCTACGAACCGCCGCAGGGTATTTCGATTGCCGTGCCGAAGCCGACGGAAATCGTCGTCACCGGCATTAACAAGCAGCAGGTCGGTCAGGTAGCCGCGGAAATCCGCGAGTACCGCGGTCCGGAGCCCTACAAGGGCAAGGGCGTCAAGTACGCCGAGGAACGGATCGTCCGCAAGGAAGGCAAGAAGAAGTAA
- the msrQ gene encoding protein-methionine-sulfoxide reductase heme-binding subunit MsrQ has protein sequence MAGIPALPRRLHGPSIWALYAIGLVPAAWNFYLGATGGLGVNPVKTFEHLLGIWALRFLIATLAITPLRDVLGLNWLRYRRALGLLAFYYVLMHFSVWLILDRGLDFGSIGADIAKRPYITIGIVCLACLLPLALTSNNWSIRRLGQRWNGLHRLIYPIALGGALHYFLAVKSVTLTPFVHIALVALLLLYRPLRKPFLNWKRGSPRLARASR, from the coding sequence ATGGCCGGCATTCCCGCCCTGCCCCGCCGCCTGCACGGGCCCAGCATCTGGGCGCTCTATGCCATCGGCCTCGTGCCGGCCGCCTGGAACTTCTACCTCGGCGCAACCGGTGGCCTGGGCGTCAATCCGGTCAAGACGTTCGAGCACCTGCTCGGCATATGGGCTCTGCGCTTCCTCATCGCCACGCTTGCAATCACACCCCTGCGGGACGTCCTTGGCCTCAATTGGCTGCGCTACAGGCGGGCGCTGGGCCTGCTCGCCTTCTACTATGTCCTAATGCACTTCAGCGTCTGGCTGATCCTCGACCGCGGGCTCGATTTCGGCTCGATCGGTGCCGACATCGCAAAGCGCCCCTACATCACCATCGGCATAGTCTGCCTGGCCTGCCTCCTGCCATTGGCACTGACCTCCAACAACTGGTCGATACGCAGGCTGGGGCAGAGGTGGAACGGGTTGCACCGGCTGATCTACCCGATCGCACTGGGTGGCGCGCTGCACTATTTCCTGGCGGTCAAATCCGTGACGCTGACACCCTTTGTCCACATCGCCCTCGTCGCCTTGCTGCTTCTCTACCGACCGCTACGCAAGCCATTCCTGAACTGGAAGCGAGGCAGTCCGCGCCTGGCGCGCGCCAGCAGATGA
- the secY gene encoding preprotein translocase subunit SecY yields the protein MASAAEQLASNLNFSTFAKAEDLKKRLWFTLAALLVYRLGTHIPLPGLNPEAYAQAFRGQAGGILGLFNMFAGGAVERMAIFALGIMPYISASIIVQLMTSVVPTLEALKKEGEQGRKVINQYTRYGTVLLGTLQAYGIAVGLESGQGIVADPGWFFRISTVVTLLGGTMFLMWLGEQITARGIGNGISLIIFAGIVAALPTALAGTLELGRTGALSTALILTVIVVAIAVIMLIVFVERAQRRLLIQYPKRQVGNRMFQGDTSHLPLKLNTSGVIPAIFASSLLLLPATAAGFAGNSEMPGWATTIISALGHGQPAFMVLYGLLIAFFAFFYTAIVFNPKDTADNLKKHGGFIPGIRPGERTAEYIDYVLTRITVVGAAYLVFVCVLPELLIARTGVPLALGGTSLLIVVSVTLDTVAQIQGHLIAQQYEGLIKKSKLRGGKRGR from the coding sequence ATGGCTTCTGCAGCGGAACAACTTGCCTCCAACCTCAATTTCTCGACCTTCGCCAAGGCTGAGGATCTCAAGAAGCGGCTGTGGTTCACGCTCGCCGCGCTGCTCGTCTACCGCCTCGGTACGCATATCCCGCTACCCGGGCTCAATCCCGAGGCCTATGCGCAAGCGTTCCGCGGCCAGGCTGGCGGCATTCTTGGCCTCTTCAACATGTTTGCCGGCGGCGCGGTCGAGCGCATGGCGATCTTCGCGCTCGGCATCATGCCCTATATTTCCGCGTCGATCATCGTGCAGCTGATGACGTCCGTCGTTCCGACGCTGGAAGCGTTGAAGAAGGAAGGCGAACAGGGCCGCAAGGTCATCAACCAGTACACCCGCTACGGCACCGTTCTTCTCGGCACGCTGCAGGCCTACGGTATTGCTGTCGGGCTCGAGAGCGGCCAGGGCATTGTCGCCGATCCCGGCTGGTTCTTCCGCATCTCGACGGTCGTCACGCTTCTGGGCGGTACGATGTTCCTCATGTGGCTCGGTGAGCAGATCACCGCGCGCGGCATTGGCAACGGCATTTCGCTCATCATCTTCGCGGGCATCGTCGCCGCTCTGCCGACGGCACTCGCCGGCACGCTGGAACTCGGCCGAACCGGCGCTTTGTCGACGGCGCTCATCCTGACCGTCATCGTGGTCGCGATCGCCGTGATCATGCTGATCGTCTTCGTGGAGCGTGCGCAGCGCCGCCTGCTGATCCAGTACCCGAAGCGCCAGGTTGGCAACCGGATGTTCCAGGGCGATACGTCGCACCTGCCGCTCAAGCTCAACACTTCGGGCGTTATTCCGGCGATTTTCGCTTCGTCGCTTCTCCTGTTGCCGGCGACGGCTGCAGGCTTCGCAGGCAATTCTGAAATGCCCGGCTGGGCGACGACGATCATCTCGGCACTCGGCCACGGCCAGCCGGCCTTCATGGTTCTTTACGGCCTGCTGATTGCCTTCTTTGCCTTCTTCTACACGGCGATCGTCTTCAATCCGAAGGACACCGCCGACAACCTGAAGAAGCACGGCGGCTTCATCCCCGGCATTCGTCCGGGCGAGCGGACCGCCGAGTATATCGACTATGTCCTCACGCGTATCACCGTCGTCGGCGCTGCCTACCTCGTCTTTGTCTGCGTGCTGCCCGAGCTCCTGATCGCCCGCACCGGCGTTCCATTAGCCCTTGGTGGTACTTCGCTTTTGATCGTGGTCAGTGTAACCCTCGACACGGTCGCTCAGATCCAGGGTCATCTTATTGCCCAACAATATGAGGGCCTGATCAAGAAGTCGAAATTGCGTGGAGGAAAGAGGGGACGATGA
- the rpsM gene encoding 30S ribosomal protein S13, whose translation MARIAGVNIPTAKRVVIALTYIHGIGPKFAQEIVEKVGIPADRRVHQLTDAEVLQIRETIDRDYQVEGDLRRETSMNIKRLMDLGCYRGLRHRRGLPVRGQRTHTNARTRKGPAKAIAGKKK comes from the coding sequence GTGGCACGTATCGCTGGCGTCAACATCCCGACTGCGAAGCGCGTCGTTATCGCGTTGACGTATATTCACGGGATCGGCCCGAAATTCGCACAAGAAATCGTCGAGAAGGTTGGTATCCCGGCCGATCGTCGCGTTCATCAGCTCACCGATGCTGAAGTCCTGCAGATCCGCGAAACCATCGACCGCGACTATCAGGTCGAAGGCGATCTGCGTCGCGAGACCTCGATGAACATCAAGCGTCTGATGGACCTCGGCTGCTACCGTGGCCTGCGTCATCGTCGTGGCCTCCCGGTCCGCGGTCAGCGCACGCACACCAATGCCCGCACCCGCAAGGGTCCGGCAAAGGCAATCGCCGGTAAGAAGAAGTAA
- the rplQ gene encoding 50S ribosomal protein L17 → MRHAKAGRKLNRTASHRKAMFANMAASLITHEQIVTTLPKAKEIRPIVEKLVTLGKRGDLHARRQAISQIQDQDAVRKLFDAIASRYATRNGGYLRIMKAGFRQGDNAPLAVIEFVERDVDAKGKADKARVAAEAEAAEAA, encoded by the coding sequence ATGCGCCACGCAAAAGCCGGCCGCAAGCTCAACCGTACCGCAAGCCACCGCAAGGCGATGTTCGCCAACATGGCGGCTTCGCTCATCACCCATGAGCAGATCGTCACCACTCTGCCGAAGGCAAAGGAAATCCGTCCGATCGTCGAGAAGCTCGTCACGCTCGGCAAGCGCGGCGACCTGCACGCCCGTCGTCAGGCGATCTCGCAGATCCAGGACCAGGACGCCGTCCGCAAGCTGTTCGATGCGATCGCCTCGCGTTACGCGACCCGCAACGGCGGCTACCTGCGCATCATGAAGGCAGGCTTCCGCCAGGGCGACAACGCCCCGCTCGCCGTCATCGAGTTCGTCGAGCGCGATGTCGATGCCAAGGGTAAGGCCGACAAGGCTCGCGTTGCCGCTGAAGCTGAGGCAGCCGAAGCTGCCTAA
- a CDS encoding DNA-directed RNA polymerase subunit alpha, with protein sequence MIQKNWQELIKPNKVEFTSSGRTKATLVAEPLERGFGLTLGNALRRVLLSSLRGAAVTAVQIDGVLHEFSSIPGVREDVTDIVLNIKEIAIKMDGDDAKRMVVRKQGPGAVTAGDIQTVGDIEILNPDHVICTLDEGAEIRMEFTVNNGKGYVPAERNRAEDAPIGLIPVDSLYSPVKKVSYKVENTREGQVLDYDKLTMTIETDGSVTGEDAVAFAARILQDQLGVFVNFDEPQKDVEEEAVTELAFNPALLKKVDELELSVRSANCLKNDNIVYIGDLIQKTEAEMLRTPNFGRKSLNEIKEVLASMGLHLGMEVPAWPPENIEDLAKRYEDQY encoded by the coding sequence ATGATCCAGAAGAACTGGCAGGAACTGATCAAGCCGAACAAGGTGGAGTTCACCTCGTCCGGTCGTACCAAGGCAACGCTGGTTGCAGAGCCGCTTGAGCGGGGCTTCGGCCTGACGCTCGGCAACGCTCTGCGCCGCGTTCTTCTTTCGTCACTGCGCGGTGCTGCTGTCACCGCGGTCCAGATTGACGGCGTCCTGCACGAGTTCTCCTCCATCCCCGGCGTTCGGGAAGATGTGACGGACATCGTGCTCAACATCAAGGAAATCGCCATCAAGATGGATGGCGACGACGCAAAGCGCATGGTCGTGCGCAAGCAGGGCCCCGGTGCCGTAACCGCTGGTGACATTCAGACGGTTGGCGACATCGAGATCCTGAACCCCGACCACGTCATCTGCACCCTCGACGAGGGCGCGGAGATTCGCATGGAGTTTACGGTCAACAACGGCAAGGGCTATGTCCCGGCCGAGCGTAACCGTGCAGAAGATGCGCCGATTGGCCTCATCCCGGTCGACAGCCTCTATTCGCCGGTCAAGAAAGTGTCCTACAAGGTGGAGAACACCCGTGAAGGACAGGTTCTCGACTACGACAAGCTGACGATGACCATCGAGACCGATGGCTCGGTTACCGGCGAAGACGCGGTAGCATTCGCTGCCCGCATTCTTCAGGACCAGCTCGGCGTATTCGTCAACTTCGACGAGCCGCAGAAGGATGTCGAGGAAGAAGCCGTTACCGAACTGGCCTTCAACCCGGCGCTCCTCAAGAAGGTCGACGAACTGGAGCTTTCGGTCCGTTCGGCGAACTGCCTGAAGAACGACAACATCGTCTATATCGGCGATCTCATCCAGAAGACCGAGGCGGAAATGCTGCGCACTCCGAATTTCGGTCGCAAGTCGCTGAACGAGATCAAGGAAGTTCTGGCATCCATGGGCCTCCATCTTGGCATGGAAGTTCCCGCCTGGCCGCCGGAGAACATTGAAGATCTCGCCAAGCGTTACGAAGACCAATACTAA
- the rpmD gene encoding 50S ribosomal protein L30, whose product MAKATKKTEAKTITVEQIGSPIRRPAVQRATLVGLGLNKMHRVRTLEDTPSVRGMIRAVQHLVRVVDEK is encoded by the coding sequence ATGGCTAAGGCTACGAAGAAGACTGAAGCAAAGACGATCACGGTCGAGCAGATCGGTTCGCCCATTCGCCGTCCGGCAGTTCAGCGTGCGACGCTGGTTGGTCTGGGCCTCAACAAGATGCACCGGGTCCGCACCCTGGAGGATACTCCTTCGGTTCGCGGCATGATCCGTGCTGTCCAGCATCTCGTTCGCGTCGTCGACGAGAAGTGA
- the rpsE gene encoding 30S ribosomal protein S5, translating into MAQERRGSRDDRQNREERDSEFVDKLVAINRVAKVVKGGRRFGFAALVVVGDQKGRVGFGHGKAREVPEAIRKATESAKRDLIFVPLRDGRTLHHDVNGRHGAGKVLLRAAKAGTGIIAGGPMRAVFETLGVHDVVAKSTGSSNPYNMVRATFDALKHQVHPKDVAAQRGLKYATLQARRAASGNAAEE; encoded by the coding sequence ATGGCACAAGAAAGAAGAGGTTCTCGCGACGACCGCCAGAACCGCGAAGAGCGCGATAGCGAATTCGTCGACAAGCTGGTCGCGATCAACCGCGTTGCCAAGGTTGTTAAGGGCGGCCGTCGTTTCGGCTTCGCCGCCCTCGTCGTCGTTGGCGACCAGAAGGGCCGCGTAGGCTTCGGCCACGGCAAGGCACGTGAAGTGCCGGAAGCGATCCGCAAGGCAACCGAATCTGCCAAGCGCGATCTCATTTTCGTTCCGCTGCGCGATGGCCGTACGCTGCACCACGACGTCAATGGTCGTCACGGTGCCGGCAAGGTGCTTCTGCGCGCTGCCAAGGCCGGTACCGGTATCATCGCGGGTGGCCCGATGCGCGCGGTCTTCGAGACGCTCGGCGTTCATGACGTCGTCGCGAAGTCGACCGGTTCGTCGAACCCCTACAACATGGTTCGCGCTACCTTCGACGCCCTCAAGCATCAGGTCCATCCGAAGGACGTCGCAGCCCAGCGTGGCCTCAAGTATGCAACGCTCCAGGCTCGCCGCGCTGCCTCCGGCAACGCTGCTGAAGAATAA
- the rplO gene encoding 50S ribosomal protein L15: protein MKLNEIKDNEGAVKDRKRVGRGIGSGKGKTGGRGVKGQKARSGVAINGFEGGQMPIYRRLPKRGFTNIFASEYVTVSVGRIQTAIDAKKLDPKATIDAAALKAAGIIRRPKDGVRILSGGELKAKVTIEAAGASKAAVEKIEKAGGSIKLPEAAAAE, encoded by the coding sequence ATGAAACTGAATGAAATCAAAGACAACGAAGGCGCGGTCAAGGATCGCAAGCGCGTTGGTCGCGGTATCGGCTCTGGCAAGGGCAAGACCGGCGGTCGCGGCGTCAAGGGCCAGAAGGCTCGTTCCGGCGTTGCCATCAACGGCTTCGAAGGCGGCCAGATGCCAATCTACCGCCGTCTGCCGAAGCGCGGCTTCACCAACATCTTCGCATCGGAATACGTGACGGTTTCCGTCGGCCGTATCCAGACGGCGATCGATGCCAAGAAGCTTGACCCGAAGGCCACGATCGATGCGGCTGCCCTGAAGGCTGCCGGCATCATCCGTCGCCCGAAGGACGGCGTCCGGATCCTCTCCGGCGGCGAGCTCAAGGCCAAGGTCACGATCGAAGCCGCCGGCGCCTCCAAGGCTGCTGTCGAGAAGATCGAAAAGGCCGGTGGCTCCATCAAGCTTCCGGAAGCCGCAGCCGCGGAATAA
- the msrP gene encoding protein-methionine-sulfoxide reductase catalytic subunit MsrP — protein sequence MPAYRPPRISASEITPREVYMSRRKFIGTAAAGVAMLGAGSAIAAPLAASTSQFSTDEKLTPKEAVTTYNNFYEFGTGKGDPSEKSQHFKPLPWSVKVDGMVGKPKEFGIEELMKMQLEERVYRLRCVEGWSMVIPWIGFPLSVLLDQVEPLGSAKYVSFETVVRPEEMPGQTGLFQPLEWPYIEGLRLDEARHPLTILAVGLYGETLPNQNGAPIRLVVPWKYGFKSIKSIVKISLVEEQPETTWKNSNAREYGFYSNVNPEVDHPRWSQATEQRIGEGGFFKVANRPTLMFNGYGEEVASLYEGMDLKANY from the coding sequence ATGCCTGCCTATCGCCCGCCCCGCATCAGCGCCTCGGAGATCACGCCCCGCGAGGTCTACATGTCGCGCCGGAAGTTCATCGGAACCGCCGCTGCCGGTGTTGCGATGCTGGGGGCCGGATCGGCAATCGCGGCCCCGCTCGCGGCATCGACCAGTCAGTTCTCGACCGACGAGAAGCTCACACCGAAGGAAGCCGTCACCACCTACAACAACTTCTATGAGTTCGGCACGGGCAAGGGCGACCCGTCGGAGAAGTCGCAGCACTTCAAGCCGCTGCCATGGTCGGTGAAGGTGGACGGCATGGTCGGCAAGCCGAAGGAATTCGGCATCGAGGAGCTGATGAAGATGCAGCTCGAGGAGCGCGTCTATCGCCTGCGCTGCGTCGAAGGCTGGTCGATGGTGATCCCATGGATCGGCTTCCCGCTTTCGGTGCTCCTTGACCAGGTCGAGCCGCTCGGCAGCGCCAAGTACGTCTCCTTCGAGACCGTTGTGCGGCCGGAAGAAATGCCCGGGCAGACCGGCCTCTTCCAGCCGCTCGAATGGCCATATATCGAGGGGCTGAGGCTCGACGAGGCCCGTCACCCGCTGACCATCCTCGCTGTTGGCCTCTACGGAGAGACGCTGCCCAACCAGAATGGCGCTCCGATCCGGCTGGTCGTGCCATGGAAGTACGGCTTCAAGAGCATCAAGTCGATCGTCAAGATCTCGCTCGTCGAGGAGCAGCCGGAGACCACCTGGAAGAACTCCAACGCGCGTGAATACGGCTTCTATTCGAACGTGAACCCCGAGGTCGACCATCCGCGCTGGAGCCAGGCGACGGAGCAGCGGATTGGCGAAGGCGGCTTCTTCAAGGTCGCCAACCGTCCGACCCTGATGTTCAACGGCTATGGCGAGGAGGTCGCCAGCCTCTACGAGGGGATGGACCTCAAGGCGAACTACTGA
- the rplR gene encoding 50S ribosomal protein L18 has translation MASRKEALAKRASRVRRQIKAVANGRPRLSVHRSSKNIYVQVIDDVAGRTLAAASTLDADLRSKLKTGADVEAAAAVGKLVAERATKAGVKEVVFDRGAFIYHGRIKALAEAAREGGLSF, from the coding sequence ATGGCTAGCAGGAAAGAAGCACTTGCAAAGCGCGCGAGCCGCGTGCGCCGCCAGATTAAGGCGGTCGCCAACGGCCGTCCGCGCCTGTCGGTTCATCGCTCGTCGAAGAACATCTATGTCCAGGTCATCGATGACGTGGCCGGCCGCACGCTTGCTGCCGCCTCCACGCTCGACGCCGACTTGCGCTCGAAGCTGAAGACCGGTGCGGATGTTGAAGCCGCCGCCGCTGTCGGCAAGCTTGTCGCAGAGCGTGCGACCAAGGCCGGTGTGAAGGAGGTCGTATTCGATCGCGGCGCCTTCATCTACCACGGCCGCATCAAGGCACTGGCCGAAGCTGCCCGCGAAGGCGGTCTCAGCTTCTAA
- the rpsK gene encoding 30S ribosomal protein S11 codes for MAKEATRVRRRERKNITSGVAHVNSTFNNTMITITDAQGNAIAWSSAGAKGFKGSRKSTPFAAQIAAEDCAKKAQEHGMKSLEVEVCGPGSGRESALRALQAAGFMITSIRDVTPIPHNGCRPRKKRRV; via the coding sequence ATGGCCAAGGAAGCCACCCGCGTCCGCCGTCGCGAACGCAAGAACATCACGTCGGGCGTTGCCCACGTCAATTCGACCTTCAACAACACGATGATCACCATCACCGATGCACAGGGCAATGCGATTGCCTGGTCGTCGGCAGGTGCGAAGGGCTTCAAGGGTTCGCGCAAGTCGACCCCGTTCGCCGCCCAGATCGCTGCCGAAGACTGCGCCAAGAAGGCTCAGGAGCACGGCATGAAGTCGCTGGAAGTCGAAGTCTGCGGCCCGGGCTCTGGCCGTGAATCGGCTCTGCGCGCCCTGCAGGCTGCCGGCTTCATGATCACCTCGATCCGTGACGTGACGCCGATCCCGCACAACGGCTGCCGTCCGCGCAAGAAGCGCCGCGTCTAA
- the rpsH gene encoding 30S ribosomal protein S8: MTMTDPLGDMLTRIRNGAARRKSSVTTPASKLRARVLDVLQAEGYIRGYSQTDYGNGKSEIEIELKYYEGASVIREIGRVSKPGRRVYVSVKSIPQVANGLGITILSTPKGVMADHQAREQNVGGEVLCSVF, encoded by the coding sequence ATGACCATGACTGATCCCCTGGGCGATATGCTCACCCGTATCCGCAACGGCGCTGCCCGTCGCAAGTCCTCCGTCACGACGCCGGCTTCCAAGCTGCGCGCTCGCGTCCTGGACGTGCTGCAGGCCGAAGGCTACATCCGCGGCTATTCCCAGACCGACTACGGTAACGGCAAGTCCGAGATCGAAATCGAGCTGAAGTACTACGAAGGCGCGTCGGTGATCCGTGAGATCGGCCGCGTGTCCAAGCCGGGCCGCCGGGTCTACGTCTCGGTAAAGTCCATTCCGCAGGTCGCGAACGGCCTCGGCATCACCATCCTTTCGACTCCGAAGGGTGTGATGGCCGATCACCAGGCTCGCGAACAGAACGTTGGTGGCGAGGTTCTTTGCTCCGTCTTCTAA
- a CDS encoding adenylate kinase has protein sequence MRLILLGPPGAGKGTQAQRIVEKHGIPQLSTGDMLRAAVAAETDVGKRAKAVMDAGKLVSDDIVIAIVSERIDQPDCANGFILDGFPRTLVQADATESMLREKGLDLSAVIELKVDDKELIRRVSGRYSCAQCGAVYHDTDKVPAKEGVCDKCGSTHFKRRPDDNAETMTQRLEVYYKETSPLIGYYYAKGKLKSVDGMAEMDAVTAEIEKVLAAL, from the coding sequence ATGAGACTGATTCTTTTGGGGCCGCCGGGCGCGGGTAAGGGGACCCAGGCCCAGCGGATCGTGGAGAAGCATGGTATCCCCCAGCTCTCCACCGGTGACATGCTGCGTGCGGCCGTAGCCGCCGAGACTGACGTCGGCAAACGCGCCAAGGCGGTCATGGACGCAGGTAAGCTCGTCTCCGACGATATCGTCATCGCCATCGTCTCGGAACGCATAGACCAGCCAGACTGCGCCAACGGCTTCATTCTTGACGGCTTTCCGCGGACGCTCGTCCAGGCAGACGCCACTGAAAGCATGCTGCGGGAGAAGGGGTTGGACCTTTCGGCAGTCATCGAGCTGAAGGTCGACGACAAGGAGCTGATACGCCGGGTGTCCGGCCGCTATTCCTGCGCCCAGTGCGGCGCCGTCTACCATGACACCGACAAGGTTCCGGCCAAGGAAGGTGTCTGCGACAAGTGTGGCTCGACTCACTTCAAGCGTCGCCCCGATGACAATGCGGAGACGATGACCCAGCGCCTCGAGGTTTACTACAAGGAGACCTCACCGCTGATCGGCTACTACTATGCGAAGGGCAAGCTGAAGTCCGTGGACGGCATGGCCGAGATGGACGCCGTGACGGCGGAAATCGAAAAGGTGCTCGCTGCGCTCTGA
- the rpsN gene encoding 30S ribosomal protein S14 — MAKTSAVEKNKRRRKTVATQAAKRAALKATIMNQELPIEERFQATLKLASLPRDGSKTRIRNRCEVTGRPRAFYRKLKMSRIALRELGNLGKVPGIVKSSW; from the coding sequence ATGGCGAAGACTAGCGCAGTCGAAAAGAACAAGCGCCGCCGCAAGACCGTTGCCACGCAGGCCGCCAAGCGCGCTGCCCTGAAGGCAACCATCATGAACCAGGAACTGCCGATCGAAGAGCGGTTCCAGGCAACCCTGAAGCTCGCCTCGCTGCCGCGCGATGGCTCCAAGACCCGCATCCGTAACCGGTGCGAAGTCACGGGCCGCCCGCGCGCATTCTACCGCAAGCTCAAGATGTCGCGTATCGCGCTTCGTGAGCTGGGCAATCTCGGCAAGGTGCCGGGCATCGTCAAGTCGAGCTGGTAA